One part of the Flavobacteriales bacterium genome encodes these proteins:
- a CDS encoding ATP-binding cassette domain-containing protein, with protein MSLDTIISIKEGLVYQHNHLVLSNVNLTVEKGEFVYLIGKTGSGKSSLLRTLYCDLPLEEGEAEIAGFQLRKIKRRKIPFLRRKLGIIFQDFQLLSDRSVTDNLLFVLKATGWKNKQEMNQRSEDVLNKVGMGTKGFKFPHQLSGGEQQRISIARALLNDPDMILADEPTGNLDPATSEEILQLLLEISHSGRAVLMATHDYSLMEKFPSRTLLCENGQIIEKTVGQPA; from the coding sequence ATGTCCCTTGACACCATCATATCTATCAAAGAAGGCCTGGTCTATCAACATAACCACCTGGTGTTGTCCAATGTGAACCTTACGGTGGAGAAGGGTGAATTCGTATACCTGATCGGAAAAACCGGAAGCGGAAAAAGCAGTTTGTTGCGCACACTGTATTGTGACCTGCCTCTGGAAGAGGGAGAGGCAGAGATAGCGGGCTTTCAACTTCGCAAAATCAAACGCAGGAAAATACCATTCCTGAGAAGGAAGCTGGGCATCATCTTTCAGGATTTTCAACTGCTATCAGACCGTTCTGTAACAGACAATCTTTTGTTCGTGCTTAAAGCCACCGGCTGGAAGAACAAGCAGGAAATGAATCAGCGCAGTGAGGATGTATTGAATAAAGTTGGAATGGGCACAAAAGGATTTAAATTCCCCCATCAGCTTTCAGGAGGCGAGCAACAACGCATATCCATTGCACGTGCCTTGCTCAATGATCCGGATATGATCCTCGCCGATGAGCCCACAGGAAACCTGGACCCTGCCACTTCAGAGGAGATCCTGCAACTGCTGCTGGAAATCAGTCATTCGGGCAGGGCTGTCCTGATGGCCACCCACGACTACTCCCTGATGGAAAAGTTTCCTTCCAGAACATTGCTTTGTGAGAACGGACAGATCATAGAAAAGACGGTTGGCCAACCCGCATGA